AACTCGTCACCGCCCAGCCGGACGACCGTCGCCCCCGTGTCCGCCGTGGCGGTGCTCAGCCGGGCGGCCGTGAGCGCGAGCAGCTCGTCCCCCGTGTCGTGGCCGTACGTGTCGTTGACCAGCTTGAAGTCGTCGAGGTCGATGAGCGCGACGGCGACGGTGCCCCCGTGCCGGTCCCGCTCGCGCAGCGCGGCGGCGGTGTGCGTGGCGTAGACCCGGCGGTTGGCCAGCCCGGTGAGCGGGTCGCGGGTGGCCAGGTCCTGCAGCCGCAGCTCGCTCGTCCGCATGCGCCCCGCGGCCCAGGCGACCAGGGTGGTCGCGGCGGCCACGGTCCCCATCGTCATGGCCCAGAGCGACACCGCCGTGCCCAGCGGGGGGTGGACCGCGGCCAGCGAGGCCGCGAGCACGGCGCCCACCCAGGCGGCGTGCTCCGCGGCGTGGCGGCGGGAGAAGAAGAACGCCGTGAACGGCGTCGCCCACACCCAGAACCACCGGAGGTCGTTCGACGGGTCGCGCGCGGCGACGTACGCGACAGCGATGACCAGCTGGATCAGCGCGATGACGGCGTGCAGCGGAGCGGCCCGTCGCCGGAGGTCGGAGAGCGCGACGAGGACGACGCCGCCGACGACCGCCACGCAGGCCATCGCCGCGACCACGGGCCGGCCGTGGGCGGTCCGGTCGGGCAGGGCGAGCCAGACCAGGGCGAGCACCCCGCCGCAGACGTAGAGCAGGCCCACCGCGCGGTACTCCTCGGGCACGCGGGGACCGCCCAGGGCAGTGCTCTCCGGGTCCCGGGCGGGGTCCAGGGCCTGACCGTCGTGCGCGGCCACGTCCCCGTCATCCCCTGCTCCCGCGCGAGGAACCACGCGGCCGACACTAGGGGCGGGCCGGCGCCGCGGACCAGCCCCTGGGCTGAGGAGCGTGGGCTGGTGGCTGGGCGAGCGGACCGCGGCGTGACGCCGCTGCAGTTCGTCGTCGGGTTCGGGATGGTGTCGGCGTGCGCGGACGTGGTCTACGAGGGGGCGCGGAGCCTCATCGGCCCGTACCTCGTCTCGCTGGGGGCGAGCGCCGGCGTCGTCGGCCTGGTCACCGGCGCGGGGGAGGCGGCCGCCCTCGTGCTGCGGCTGGTCACCGGGCGCCTCGCCGACCGCACGCGCCGGCCGTGGCCGCAGACCGCCGTCGGGTACGCGCTGACCGCCGTCTGCGTCCCGCTCCTCGCGCTCACCTCGAGCCTGCTGCCGGCGGCGCTGCTCTACAACGGGGAGCGGGTCGGGAAGGCGGTCCGCACGCCCGCGCGGGACAGCATGCTCGCCCACGCCTCGGCCTCGCTGGGGCGGGGCTGGGCGTTCGGGCTGCACGAGGCGCTCGACCAGGTGGGGGCCATGGCCGGCCCCTTGCTGCTCGCCGCCGTGCTGGCCCTGGGTGGCAGCGACCACCTGGCCTTCGCCGTGCTGGCCGTGCCCGGCGCGCTCGCCCTGCTCGTGCTGGCCCGGCTGCGGCGCGCCGCCCCCGACCCCTCGCTGTGGGAGCCGGAGGCCGAGGTGGCGGAGAGGAAGCGGCTGCGCCTCGGCCGCGGGCTGCCGCGCCGCTTCTGGCACTACGCGGCGTTCTCCGCCACGACCATGCTCGGGTTCTCCACCTGGGGCGTGCTCACGGTCCACCTGACGCACCGCCACCTCGTGCCGACGGCCGTCGTGCCCGTGCTGTACGCCGTGGCGATGGCCGCCGCCGGTGCCGCCGCCGTGGCCTTCGGCCGCGTCTACGACCGGGTCGGCCTGCGCGGCCTGCTCGTGCTGCCCCCGCTCGCGGTCGCGGTGCCGCTGCTGGCCTTCTCCGACCAGCGGCTGGCCCTGGTCGCGGGCGCGGTGGTCTGGGGCGCGGCGACGGGCGTCCACGACTCGACCCTGCGCGCGGCGGTGACCGGGCTGGTGCCGAGCCAACGGCGTGGAGCGGGGTTCGGGACGTTCAGCGCGGTCTACGGGCTGGGCTGGCTCGCCGGGGCCGCCGTCATCGGGAGCCTCTACGAGCGGTCCGCGGCCGCAGCGACCTGGTACGTCGCGGGCGTGCAGTCGGTCGCGCTCCTGCTGCTGCTCCCGCTGGTCCGCCGACCGGCCGCGGGCACTCGCGGCTGAGTCCTGCGGGACCGTCGTACGACGGCGCCCTGTCGTGCGACACTGAGGGCAGCCTTGCCTCACCCCTGCTCCCCGGAGGACGCATGTCGCTCGCCCGCACGCTGCTGCTCGGCCTCGTCGCCGGCGTGACGATCGTGCTCGGGCTGCCGGTCGGGCGGATGCGCCGTCCGGCGCCGACCTTGCGCGTGGGCCTCAACGCGGTGGCCGTCGGCATCCTGCTCTTCCTCGTCTGGGACGTGCTGTCGGCCGCGTGGGAGCCCATCGACGCCGCGCTGGGCGACGTCCACGAGGGCAAGGGCGGGCTGGGGACGGCCATCGGCTACGGCCTGCTCGCCTCCGCTGGCCTCGCGGTCGGGCTGCTCGGCCTCGTCGGCTACGAGCG
The sequence above is drawn from the Motilibacter rhizosphaerae genome and encodes:
- a CDS encoding MFS transporter, which produces MVSACADVVYEGARSLIGPYLVSLGASAGVVGLVTGAGEAAALVLRLVTGRLADRTRRPWPQTAVGYALTAVCVPLLALTSSLLPAALLYNGERVGKAVRTPARDSMLAHASASLGRGWAFGLHEALDQVGAMAGPLLLAAVLALGGSDHLAFAVLAVPGALALLVLARLRRAAPDPSLWEPEAEVAERKRLRLGRGLPRRFWHYAAFSATTMLGFSTWGVLTVHLTHRHLVPTAVVPVLYAVAMAAAGAAAVAFGRVYDRVGLRGLLVLPPLAVAVPLLAFSDQRLALVAGAVVWGAATGVHDSTLRAAVTGLVPSQRRGAGFGTFSAVYGLGWLAGAAVIGSLYERSAAAATWYVAGVQSVALLLLLPLVRRPAAGTRG